In a single window of the Mugil cephalus isolate CIBA_MC_2020 chromosome 6, CIBA_Mcephalus_1.1, whole genome shotgun sequence genome:
- the LOC125009232 gene encoding LOW QUALITY PROTEIN: uncharacterized protein DDB_G0271670-like (The sequence of the model RefSeq protein was modified relative to this genomic sequence to represent the inferred CDS: deleted 2 bases in 2 codons): MSSWTKAALIPSARNNSSSSSSCSSCSSSSSSSCSSCSSFTSSSSSSFSSFTSSFSSSFTSSSFTSFTSSSSSSSSSFSSFTSSPSLLTSSLLSSSSSSSFSSSSCTSSSSSSSSSCSSFSSSFSSSLTSSSSSSSSSFSSSSSSSCSSSCSCCFSSSSCSSSSSSSSSSSSSSSCSSSSSSSSSSSSSSCSCSSSSSSCSCCSSSSSSSSSSSSSFTLFHDPTVAVQVLQ; the protein is encoded by the exons ATGAGTTCATGGACTAAAGCTGCTCTGATTCCATCAGCCAGGaacaactcctcctcctcctcctcctgctcctcctgctcctcctcctcctcctcctcctgctcctcctgctcctccttcacctcct cctcctcctcctccttctcctccttcacctcctccttctcctcttccttcacctcctcctccttcacctccttcacctcctcctcctcctcctcctcctcctccttctcctccttcacctcctctccctcactcctcacctcctccctcctctcctcctcctcttc ctcctccttctcctcctcctcctgcacctcctcctcctcctcctcctcctcctcctgctcctccttctcctcctccttctcctcctccttaacctcctcctcctcttcctcct cttcatccttttcatcctcctcctcttcctcctgctcctcctcctgctcctgctgcttctcctcctcctcctgctcctcctcctcc tcatcctcttcatcctcctcttcctcctcctcctgctcctcctcctcc tcatcctcttcatcctcctcctcttcctcctgctcctgctcctcctcctcttcctcctgctcctgctgctcctcctcctcctcttcctcctcttcatcctcttcatccttcaCCCTCTTTCATGACCCAA CGGTCGCTGTGCAAGTCCTCCAGTGA